From one Eisenibacter elegans DSM 3317 genomic stretch:
- a CDS encoding sensor histidine kinase, producing MAGTQVLCAQQLPFWRLTDEDGLPSATVYSLLQDAKGYIWMATEGGLCRYDGSRFRYYNIPGAKAIPITGLYEDQHYRIWFHNFSGQLFYVLNEVVHEVKTPPEVALRGFSQYFIDHREHIWLAADKVYCYQPNLQTWETHQIPLPQADANNPTPINSFAVTNEGDLIASYWANDLQAAMLQKGGRVIPLNGLSFQSSYRYRNKLYLIDRTGNRIQEYQDSGKVQTVYQAQDNLIYPRHDRRGNWWICTDNGLMAFDAQLRPLHQPALNLLPGMTIADVMEDREGNLWVATLENGVFVSPVINWLHYTQQNSALPNDRVTALAADEHGQLFVGDTQGLISLLNPKTRTVLYQLKSRQKGMSVHDLYYDAPTKRLLTAQINLHTWDIVGQQELPEVVGYAPKTLSMARNQNLLVAGGYLSYWVNMHPSDLSQKPKHGTYRQRYEGVTQARYTDPNRNYIVLRNVRARTAWADTLSEEAWIGYIDGLFHYDAQGKAQKIRYKNQDIFAYALCKAPDGTLWVGTMTQGLMGIREGRVIHHFEQTKGLVSNFCRTLTADRQYLWIGTDRGLVRYQPATGDYLLINRTDGLIGQEINTIYLQDSYVWVATSKGLTQIDTLSLGRNLAAPPIYITQVSVNEQIVPLQNEYRLPYDQNNIRVDFQGLALRSRGDFRYQYRLLGLSEQWIYTDSKTNFCRYPSLPPGQYILQVRAINEDGVESHVTALINFNINPPLWQKWWFISLTGFLALLVFGLALRWYLARIERRNRIEQDFRSSQLSSLRAQMNPHFIFNALNSIQEFILTNDKLQANRYLGQFADLMRLTLEMSKHEEVSLEEELNLLQLYLSLEALRFEDSLVYQIEVAPDIIPTDLSLPPMLLQPYVENALKHGLLHQSGQRRLWLRFYIEAAYLCCEVEDNGIGREQAAVIRTRKRPEHRSFATGAIQKRLELLNHKRKRNIFAYIDDLHDAQGQPSGTKVVLYIPLPSQN from the coding sequence TTGGCAGGGACACAGGTACTTTGTGCCCAGCAGTTACCCTTTTGGCGCTTGACGGACGAAGACGGCCTGCCCAGCGCTACGGTTTACAGCCTTTTGCAAGATGCCAAGGGCTATATTTGGATGGCTACCGAGGGCGGTTTGTGTCGCTATGATGGCAGTCGCTTTCGGTACTACAACATCCCCGGAGCCAAGGCCATTCCCATCACAGGCCTGTACGAAGACCAGCACTACCGTATTTGGTTTCACAATTTCTCCGGCCAGTTGTTCTATGTGCTCAATGAAGTAGTACACGAGGTCAAAACCCCGCCCGAAGTGGCCTTGCGTGGGTTTAGCCAATACTTTATTGACCATAGGGAGCATATTTGGCTTGCCGCCGACAAAGTATACTGCTATCAACCCAACCTCCAGACGTGGGAAACACACCAGATTCCCCTCCCACAAGCCGACGCAAACAACCCCACCCCTATCAATAGTTTTGCCGTAACCAATGAGGGCGACTTGATTGCCAGCTATTGGGCGAATGACCTTCAGGCCGCAATGCTTCAAAAAGGTGGCCGTGTAATTCCCCTCAATGGCCTAAGCTTTCAGAGTAGTTACCGCTATCGCAATAAATTGTACTTGATAGACCGTACAGGCAATCGCATACAAGAGTATCAAGACAGCGGCAAAGTCCAGACGGTCTACCAAGCCCAAGACAACCTGATTTACCCCCGCCACGACCGCCGTGGCAATTGGTGGATTTGTACTGACAACGGGTTAATGGCCTTCGATGCCCAGTTGCGCCCCTTACACCAACCCGCGCTGAACCTGCTCCCCGGGATGACCATCGCCGATGTGATGGAAGATCGAGAGGGCAATCTGTGGGTGGCTACGCTCGAAAACGGCGTATTTGTCTCGCCAGTCATCAATTGGCTGCACTATACCCAGCAAAATTCCGCCCTGCCCAACGACCGCGTAACGGCCTTGGCTGCCGACGAGCACGGGCAGCTTTTTGTGGGCGACACGCAAGGGCTCATTTCTTTGCTCAATCCCAAGACTCGCACGGTTCTCTATCAGCTCAAAAGCCGCCAGAAGGGGATGTCTGTTCACGATTTGTATTACGATGCCCCTACAAAGCGCCTGCTGACAGCCCAAATCAACCTTCATACTTGGGACATTGTAGGCCAACAAGAATTGCCCGAAGTGGTGGGATATGCGCCCAAAACTTTGTCGATGGCACGTAATCAAAACTTGCTCGTGGCCGGGGGCTACCTGAGCTATTGGGTCAATATGCACCCGTCGGATTTGAGCCAAAAACCCAAACACGGGACTTATCGGCAGCGCTACGAAGGGGTTACCCAAGCGCGCTATACCGACCCTAACCGTAATTATATCGTATTGAGAAATGTGCGGGCGCGTACAGCGTGGGCAGACACCCTCAGCGAGGAGGCTTGGATTGGGTATATCGATGGGCTCTTTCATTATGATGCACAGGGCAAGGCTCAGAAAATACGATACAAAAACCAAGACATCTTTGCCTATGCGCTCTGCAAAGCGCCTGACGGCACGCTGTGGGTCGGCACAATGACCCAAGGCCTGATGGGTATACGCGAAGGTAGGGTAATACACCATTTTGAACAAACCAAGGGGCTGGTCAGCAATTTTTGCCGCACCCTCACCGCTGACCGCCAGTATCTTTGGATAGGCACTGACCGGGGGTTGGTGCGCTATCAGCCTGCTACGGGCGATTACCTGCTCATCAACCGTACAGACGGGCTGATTGGGCAAGAAATCAACACCATCTACCTACAAGACTCCTATGTTTGGGTGGCTACCTCTAAGGGGCTGACCCAAATAGATACCCTCAGTCTAGGCCGTAACCTAGCCGCGCCGCCTATCTACATTACCCAAGTCAGTGTTAATGAGCAAATTGTGCCCTTACAAAACGAGTATCGCCTGCCCTACGACCAAAACAACATCAGGGTTGATTTTCAGGGCTTGGCTTTGCGCAGCAGGGGCGACTTTCGGTATCAGTACAGGCTTTTGGGCTTGAGCGAGCAATGGATTTATACCGACAGCAAGACCAACTTCTGCCGCTATCCTTCGCTGCCCCCTGGCCAGTACATTTTGCAGGTGCGTGCCATCAACGAAGATGGGGTGGAGAGCCACGTAACAGCCCTCATCAATTTTAACATCAACCCACCACTATGGCAAAAATGGTGGTTTATCTCCCTGACAGGGTTTTTGGCTTTGTTGGTCTTTGGCTTGGCCTTGCGTTGGTATTTGGCACGGATAGAGCGCCGCAACCGCATCGAGCAGGACTTCCGAAGCTCGCAGCTGTCTTCGCTACGTGCGCAGATGAACCCCCATTTTATTTTCAATGCCCTCAACTCTATCCAAGAGTTTATCCTGACCAATGACAAGCTGCAAGCCAACCGCTACCTAGGGCAGTTTGCCGATTTAATGCGGCTGACGCTCGAAATGTCCAAACACGAGGAGGTCAGTCTCGAAGAAGAACTGAACTTGCTCCAGCTATACCTTTCGCTCGAAGCCCTGCGCTTTGAAGATAGCCTAGTTTACCAAATCGAGGTAGCTCCTGACATTATCCCCACCGATTTGAGCCTGCCGCCTATGTTGCTACAGCCCTATGTGGAGAATGCACTCAAGCACGGCCTGCTCCATCAGAGTGGTCAGCGCAGGCTGTGGCTGCGGTTTTATATAGAGGCGGCATACCTCTGTTGTGAGGTGGAAGACAATGGCATCGGGCGCGAACAAGCGGCGGTCATCCGCACACGCAAGCGCCCCGAGCACCGCTCTTTTGCTACCGGAGCCATCCAAAAGCGCCTCGAACTGCTCAACCACAAACGCAAAAGGAATATCTTTGCGTACATCGACGACCTGCACGATGCCCAAGGGCAACCTTCGGGTACCAAGGTCGTACTGTATATTCCACTCCCTTCTCAAAACTGA
- the dcm gene encoding DNA (cytosine-5-)-methyltransferase yields the protein MKDYLSLAEAAEIIGKSKETLRRWDKEGILNAVREPVSNYRMYHKNDVAQLLGSLFAEDVSHEVSNYVTPDHRYGVLELFAGAGGLAIGLEKAGLHCVALNELDKWACQTLRQNRPQWQVLEGDIKNYDFSQYHGQVDVVTGSFPCQAFSYAGKKLGLEDARGTLFYEFARVVQEVRPALCIGENVRGLLSHAKGKTLQGMISILDEIGYQVVPVQVLKAVQYRVPQKRERLILVGVRKDIDLHFDYPKPHKRIYTLKDALKKGSLYDTDVPPSIGVSYPEHKKKVLDLVPPKGYWRDLPPDIQKAYMGGSFYLGGGKTGMA from the coding sequence ATGAAAGATTACTTGTCGTTAGCAGAAGCAGCCGAAATAATTGGCAAAAGTAAAGAAACTTTGCGAAGATGGGATAAAGAAGGCATCTTAAATGCTGTCAGAGAGCCTGTTTCTAATTATCGAATGTACCACAAAAATGATGTAGCCCAACTCTTAGGGTCACTCTTCGCCGAGGATGTTTCCCACGAGGTGTCTAATTATGTTACTCCTGACCATCGTTATGGTGTGTTGGAGCTTTTTGCGGGCGCAGGCGGCCTTGCGATTGGTTTAGAAAAAGCCGGGCTTCACTGTGTGGCCTTGAATGAGCTGGATAAGTGGGCTTGCCAAACCTTGCGGCAAAACCGGCCTCAGTGGCAAGTATTAGAAGGAGATATCAAAAACTATGATTTCAGCCAATACCACGGGCAGGTCGACGTAGTTACGGGTAGTTTTCCGTGCCAAGCCTTCAGCTATGCGGGCAAAAAACTTGGTTTGGAAGATGCAAGAGGCACGCTGTTCTATGAGTTTGCAAGAGTAGTACAAGAGGTTCGCCCGGCCTTGTGTATTGGTGAAAATGTGCGGGGGTTGCTGAGCCACGCCAAAGGTAAGACTTTGCAAGGGATGATTTCTATCTTGGATGAGATTGGTTACCAAGTTGTTCCGGTGCAGGTACTCAAGGCCGTTCAATATCGTGTTCCGCAAAAACGCGAACGATTGATTTTGGTAGGGGTGCGGAAAGACATTGACCTCCATTTTGATTACCCCAAACCACACAAGCGGATTTATACCCTAAAGGATGCGCTCAAAAAAGGGTCGCTTTATGATACGGATGTACCGCCGTCGATAGGCGTAAGCTACCCCGAACACAAGAAAAAAGTGCTTGATTTGGTGCCGCCCAAAGGTTACTGGCGCGACTTACCGCCGGATATTCAAAAGGCCTATATGGGCGGTAGCTTCTACTTGGGTGGGGGCAAAACCGGCATGGCGTGA
- a CDS encoding M43 family zinc metalloprotease, giving the protein MWLHNSSRAQLFFVPGAVILRVLLFCYATAFAQTPADTVAAWQRCGTPAAPYAFDQWLQERRTYQPRQDDSLLWQIPVVVHIIHRGEAIGTGSNLSDERILSQIRVLNEDFGRHPNTNGFNTHPAGADTRIRFVLAQQDPQGEATSGIVRINGQRSLWRRQDWPTLSQLSYWNSEDYLNIWVCELDGFLGLASFPESDLGGLSAQAQNPLTDGLIINHRYFGITDSPPFNLGRTTTHEVGHYLGLRHTWGDLSNCDGSDFCDDTPPAFGPTTGCPTQGRTLCSTVPEMFENYMDYTHDACMRIFTQCQAQRMQTVLTHSPRRKTLRNSPGLSPPITDELDAGVGQIVSLQTNTCEQRIRPVVRLRNYSRIPLLRATLIVRIQGQELYRYTWVGQLNTLAQTTIELPFVDLPPGSYHIDISSTAPNGQADANPANDGIRQSFRIEAVQSLPFVANFEGAFPFDPPWEIRNPDVSLTWTPYPLPPIETLPSQAMQLPFFNYAARGQLDWLISPPLYLAGQGASLQFDYAYAPRNTGADELAVWLSTDCGSSFDTLLFSAKGHRLQTAPKQSGAWFPTAPGQWRRIRLDLSPWQHLPHLKIAFVGRNDLGNNLFLTQVRLTQPQNQSSHARIYPNPNSGFFYVGYHLYEAQTIKIHIFDTQGRVVAKYKFPEVLPETVNSLQLPAHLKGIYFVRVSGDHFEETHKILVH; this is encoded by the coding sequence ATGTGGCTCCATAATAGCTCCCGAGCGCAGCTATTTTTTGTACCCGGAGCGGTAATACTTCGGGTATTGCTTTTTTGCTATGCCACAGCCTTTGCCCAAACCCCTGCCGATACGGTGGCTGCTTGGCAGCGGTGTGGCACTCCCGCCGCTCCCTATGCCTTTGACCAGTGGCTACAAGAGCGCCGTACTTACCAGCCTCGCCAAGACGACAGCCTGCTGTGGCAAATCCCCGTAGTGGTACACATCATCCATCGGGGCGAAGCCATCGGGACGGGCAGCAACCTCTCTGACGAGCGTATCCTCTCCCAAATCCGTGTCCTCAACGAAGACTTTGGCCGCCACCCCAATACCAATGGGTTCAACACCCACCCCGCCGGAGCCGATACCCGCATCCGATTTGTATTGGCACAACAAGATCCGCAGGGCGAAGCCACTAGCGGCATTGTGCGTATCAATGGCCAGCGCAGCCTGTGGCGGCGGCAGGATTGGCCCACCCTCAGTCAGCTGAGCTATTGGAACAGCGAAGACTACCTCAACATTTGGGTCTGTGAGCTAGACGGCTTCCTTGGCCTAGCCTCCTTTCCGGAGAGCGACCTCGGCGGGCTGAGTGCCCAAGCCCAAAATCCACTCACTGACGGTCTCATCATCAACCATCGTTACTTTGGCATCACCGACAGCCCCCCCTTCAACCTTGGCCGCACGACTACCCACGAAGTCGGCCATTACCTCGGCCTGCGCCACACTTGGGGCGACCTGAGCAATTGCGACGGCAGCGATTTTTGCGATGATACCCCGCCGGCCTTTGGCCCTACCACCGGATGCCCCACCCAAGGCCGCACCCTCTGTAGTACCGTGCCCGAAATGTTTGAAAACTACATGGACTACACCCACGATGCCTGTATGCGTATTTTTACCCAATGCCAAGCCCAGCGTATGCAGACCGTCTTGACACACAGCCCCCGCCGCAAGACCCTGCGCAATTCGCCCGGCCTATCGCCACCCATCACCGACGAGCTAGATGCAGGTGTAGGCCAAATCGTCTCCCTCCAAACCAATACCTGCGAGCAACGCATCCGACCAGTAGTACGCCTGCGCAATTATAGCCGCATTCCCTTGCTCAGAGCCACACTCATCGTCCGGATACAGGGGCAGGAACTATACCGCTATACTTGGGTAGGGCAGCTGAACACCCTCGCCCAAACCACGATTGAGCTGCCCTTTGTAGACTTGCCCCCGGGCAGCTACCATATCGACATCAGCAGTACTGCTCCCAATGGCCAAGCCGATGCCAACCCTGCCAATGACGGCATCCGGCAATCATTTCGTATCGAGGCAGTACAGTCCCTGCCCTTCGTGGCCAACTTTGAAGGTGCTTTCCCCTTCGACCCTCCTTGGGAAATCCGCAACCCCGATGTGTCACTGACTTGGACACCCTACCCACTCCCGCCCATAGAGACCTTGCCCTCACAAGCGATGCAGCTCCCTTTTTTCAACTATGCTGCCCGTGGGCAATTAGATTGGCTTATCAGCCCGCCGTTGTATTTAGCTGGCCAAGGGGCGAGCTTGCAGTTTGACTATGCTTACGCACCCCGCAACACCGGAGCCGACGAGCTGGCCGTATGGCTCTCTACGGACTGTGGAAGCAGCTTCGATACCTTGCTTTTTAGTGCCAAAGGCCATCGGCTCCAAACAGCCCCCAAGCAGTCGGGTGCTTGGTTTCCGACTGCCCCCGGCCAATGGCGGCGCATCCGCCTAGACCTCAGCCCTTGGCAGCACCTTCCCCACCTCAAAATCGCCTTTGTAGGGCGTAACGATTTGGGCAACAACCTTTTTCTGACCCAAGTACGCCTGACACAGCCCCAAAATCAAAGCTCCCACGCACGCATTTACCCCAACCCCAACAGTGGCTTTTTTTATGTGGGATACCATCTATACGAGGCACAAACCATAAAAATACATATCTTTGATACCCAAGGCCGTGTGGTGGCCAAGTATAAGTTTCCGGAGGTATTGCCCGAAACGGTAAACTCCCTACAGCTTCCTGCCCATCTCAAGGGTATTTATTTCGTCCGCGTTTCAGGAGACCATTTTGAAGAAACACACAAGATTTTGGTACATTAG
- a CDS encoding NifU family protein: protein MTEQLELHQRVETALDTIRPYLKADGGDVKVLEVTPEGKVMLELLGSCGSCPMSKMTMRAGIEESIRKAVPEVTAVEAINVAP from the coding sequence ATGACCGAACAATTAGAACTCCATCAGCGCGTAGAAACCGCTCTCGACACCATCAGGCCTTACCTCAAAGCCGACGGTGGAGATGTAAAAGTGCTCGAAGTAACACCCGAAGGAAAGGTGATGCTAGAGCTGCTCGGCTCTTGTGGTTCCTGCCCTATGTCCAAGATGACTATGCGTGCAGGCATCGAAGAGTCCATCCGCAAGGCTGTCCCTGAAGTTACCGCAGTAGAGGCAATTAATGTGGCTCCATAA
- a CDS encoding Mrp/NBP35 family ATP-binding protein yields the protein MSLTPEHILKALGTVEEPDLKRDLVSLNMIRDIEIEGTKVAFTVMLTTPACPLKEKIRQDCENALETHVAKPLGLALEVEVRMAAEVTTSATIGLPNVKNIIAVGSGKGGVGKSTVTANLAAALARTGASVGIIDADISGPSIPIMFGVEEERPDIAEIDGRQMIIPIRKYGIKIISMGFLASAETPIAWRGPMASKALRQFLTETEWGELDYLLIDLPPGTSDIHLTLVQAVPVTGAVIVTTPQKVAVADALKAVGMFKQDPVNVPLLGIVENMAYFTPAELPENRYYIFGQGGGQVLSQQHQIPFLGEVPLVQSIREGGDEGEPAIFQADPLIRKAFEEAAQKLAQQVAIRNATQDKTKPVSIVR from the coding sequence ATGAGTCTTACTCCCGAACATATACTCAAAGCCTTGGGCACGGTCGAAGAACCAGACCTCAAGCGCGACCTTGTGTCGCTCAATATGATACGCGACATCGAAATCGAAGGCACCAAGGTGGCCTTTACGGTGATGCTCACCACCCCGGCCTGCCCCCTGAAAGAAAAAATACGCCAAGACTGCGAAAACGCTCTCGAAACCCACGTAGCCAAGCCTCTTGGTTTGGCACTTGAGGTAGAAGTACGGATGGCCGCCGAGGTTACGACCTCTGCTACTATCGGCCTGCCCAATGTCAAAAATATCATCGCCGTAGGCTCCGGCAAGGGCGGCGTAGGCAAATCTACCGTTACGGCCAATCTCGCCGCAGCCCTCGCCCGTACCGGCGCATCCGTAGGCATCATCGATGCCGACATCTCCGGCCCCTCTATCCCCATTATGTTTGGGGTGGAAGAAGAGCGCCCCGACATTGCCGAAATCGACGGACGACAGATGATCATTCCCATCCGTAAGTATGGCATCAAAATCATCTCGATGGGCTTCCTCGCCTCTGCCGAAACGCCCATTGCTTGGCGCGGCCCTATGGCTAGTAAGGCTCTCCGCCAGTTCCTCACCGAAACCGAGTGGGGCGAGCTAGACTACCTGCTCATCGACCTCCCTCCGGGTACAAGCGACATCCACCTGACCCTCGTGCAGGCCGTACCCGTTACCGGAGCTGTCATCGTTACTACCCCTCAAAAGGTCGCCGTAGCCGATGCCCTCAAGGCCGTCGGGATGTTCAAGCAAGATCCCGTAAATGTCCCCTTGTTAGGAATTGTCGAAAATATGGCGTATTTTACCCCTGCTGAGCTTCCCGAAAACCGATACTACATCTTCGGCCAAGGCGGTGGGCAGGTACTCTCTCAACAACACCAAATCCCCTTCCTAGGCGAAGTACCCCTCGTACAGAGCATCCGCGAAGGGGGCGACGAAGGCGAGCCGGCTATTTTCCAAGCCGACCCCCTCATCCGCAAAGCATTCGAAGAAGCCGCCCAAAAGCTCGCCCAGCAGGTGGCCATTCGCAATGCGACCCAAGACAAAACCAAGCCCGTGTCCATCGTCCGCTAA